A single genomic interval of Spinacia oleracea cultivar Varoflay chromosome 6, BTI_SOV_V1, whole genome shotgun sequence harbors:
- the LOC110786438 gene encoding uncharacterized protein translates to MAANCICSVHRNSTPTSHAPPTTRLGSLQIPSSSFLKIRDTAKFNPINNGAFTRTIGRRRREGGIVCSILPVDPWAPNIDSQSIASQLFAFSLFPYLGFLYFITKSKSAPKLTVFGFYFLLAFVGATIPAGIYAKIHYGTSLSNVDWLHGGAESLLTLSNLFVVLGLRKALREPINSEETKSDEVSGFKE, encoded by the exons atggcagcCAATTGCATTTGCTCAGTTCATAGGAACTCAACCCCAACTTCACACGCCCCACCAACAACTCGGTTAGGTTCCCTTCAAATTCCATCCTCCTCATTTCTCAAAATTAGGGATACCGCCAAATTCAACCCCATTAACAATGGCGCTTTTACAAGAACAAtcggaagaagaagaagagagggAGGAATAGTGTGCAGTATTCTACCGGTAGATCCATGGGCACCCAACATTGATTCCCAGAGCATTGCTTCTCAGCTAttcgctttctctctcttcccttaCCTGGGTTTTCTCTACTTTATCACCAAGTCCAAATCTGCTCCAAAACTCACCGTTTTTGGGTTCTATTTCCTGCTTGCGTTTGTGGGTGCCACCA TTCCTGCTGGAATATATG CGAAGATACACTATGGAACTTCCCTCTCTAATGTGGACTGGTTGCATGGTGGGGCTGAGTCTCTGCTCACTCTGTCGAACTTATTTGTTGTGCTGGGATTGAGAAAAGCTCTGAGGGAACCTATAAATTCGGAAGAGACAAAATCTGATGAAGTTTCAGGATTCAAAGAGTAG
- the LOC130462573 gene encoding protein SEH1, whose amino-acid sequence MEKTVATLEKGTVCSAWNYSAQRLATGSINGLLTIFDSPDPASSSPFSPSSFQVHEGSIVKVAWVPPEYGDAIACILDDGTLSLWEEVTGEGQSLQWKICTKFQNKSARVLDIQFGGSSTCLKLVVAYSDGYAKVYELQNPLELNTWQLQAEFQNVIDSVSKFAKASCLSASISWIPQIGESQQLSFVLGFNSDIPQLNSSKVWEFDQLHQRWLTVAELALPENTGDPVHAVAWAPNICRPYEIISVATQMGIAIWHIGLHPDVNGHLSVEKIALLSGHQGEVWQMEWDMSGMTLASTGSDGVVRLWQSNLNGVWHEQAVLEPTS is encoded by the exons aTGGAGAAAACGGTGGCGACATTGGAGAAAGGAACAGTATGCTCAGCTTGGAATTACAGCGCTCAAAGATTAGCTACTGGTTCAATCAATGGTCTTCTCACCATCTTCGATTCTCCTGACCCTGCTTCCTCTTCTCCCTtctctccttcctcttttcag GTGCATGAGGGTAGCATTGTGAAGGTGGCATGGGTTCCTCCAGAGTATGGAGATGCCATCGCGTGTATTTTGGATGATGGGACGTTATCATTATGGGAAGAAGTTACAGGAG AGGGGCAATCACTTCAGTGGAAGATCTGTACCAAGTTTCAGAATAAAAGTGCCCGTGTATTAGATATTCAATTTGGAGGATCCTCTACTTGTTTGAAGTTG GTTGTTGCATATTCAGATGGGTATGCCAAAGTCTATGAGCTCCAAAATCCTTTGGAACTGAACACTTGGCAACTTCAG GCCGAGTTCCAGAATGTCATTGACTCTGTATCTAAATTTGCGAAAGCTTCATGCTTATCAGCATCCATTTCATGGATTCCACAAATAGGTGAAAGCCAGCAATTGAGCTTCGTTCTGGGATTCAATTCAGATATACCACAACTCAATTCTTCCAAG GTCTGGGAGTTTGATCAACTACATCAAAGGTGGCTTACTGTTGCAGAGTTGGCTTTACCTGAAAACACTGGTGATCCGGTGCATGCAGTTGCATGGGCTCCCAATATTTGCAG GCCGTATGAAATAATATCTGTTGCAACTCAGATGGGTATAGCAATATGGCATATTGGTTTGCACCCTGATGTTAACGGACACCTCTCAGTTGAGAAGATTGCTTTGCTATCAGGTCACCAGGGCGAG GTATGGCAAATGGAATGGGACATGAGCGGAATGACTTTGGCAAGCACCGGGAGTGATGGGGTGGTTAGGCTTTGGCAGTCTAATCTGAATGGTGTCTGGCATGAGCAGGCAGTCTTGGAACCTACCTCGTAG
- the LOC110786437 gene encoding probable WRKY transcription factor 53: protein MEKGCGSYEQESLVMELIQGIALAKQLKAQMSQEVLLAGDTKGMLAERIHSCLEKALLIMKWGGSMSMEQSNQSVVPSTTMPESPLSVIGSPRSEDFNPGFHVQQDGRNMSRKRKMMPIWTDQAKASSENAGEGAPEDGHSWRKYGQKDILGAKHPRSYYRCTYRNIQGCSATKQVQRNDEDPMLFDITYRGSHTCTLAPRSKSAPTSPQKQDRNKQNNFAITQYQQQPDMLLNFQTGLRVDTQNLENQETGFFFPTQEFGHENHAFTPSTLNHSHPSNSFPQSFIQSPATSESTYFSTSPCKTSTFGGFNYGQHFESDITDIISATTSGTNSPIIGIDYPLEQWEGFLCDNQAFPTSFSQAKE from the exons ATGGAAAAAGGTTGTGGAAGTTACGAGCAAGAGTCGTTGGTGATGGAGCTAATCCAGGGGATAGCGCTAGCGAAACAGCTGAAAGCTCAAATGAGTCAAGAAGTATTACTTGCAGGTGACACTAAAGGAATGTTGGCAGAAAGGATACATTCTTGCTTGGAGAAAGCCCTTTTGATTATGAAATGGGGTGGTTCAATGTCAATGGAACAGTCTAACCAGAGTGTGGTGCCATCAACCACAATGCCTGAATCACCACTCTCGGTGATTGGAAGTCCTAGGAGTGAGGATTTTAACCCCGGGTTTCATGTTCAACAAGACGGCAGAAATATGTCAAGAAAGAG AAAGATGATGCCCATTTGGACAGACCAGGCTAAAGCAAGCTCTGAAAATGCGGGCGAAGGAGCACCTGAGGACGGGCATAGCTGGAGGAAGTATGGTCAGAAAGACATCCTAGGAGCCAAACATCCTAG AAGCTACTACAGATGTACTTACCGCAACATTCAAGGCTGCAGCGCTACCAAGCAAGTGCAACGAAATGATGAAGACCCCATGCTGTTCGACATCACCTATAGAGGGAGTCATACTTGTACACTGGCCCCACGTTCAAAGTCTGCACCTACATCACCACAAAAACAAGACCGcaacaaacaaaacaatttTGCCATCACACAATACCAGCAGCAGCCTGATATGCTTCTAAATTTTCAGACAGGGCTAAGAGTTGACACTCAGAACTTAGAAAACCAGGAGACTGGATTTTTCTTTCCTACACAAGAATTTGGACATGAAAATCATGCCTTTACGCCATCAACACTCAACCACAGTCACCCTAGTAACAGTTTTCCTCAGTCGTTCATACAATCACCGGCCACCTCGGAATCAACCTACTTCTCCACATCACCCTGCAAGACGAGCACCTTTGGAGGTTTTAACTATGGACAGCATTTCGAATCAGACATCACAGATATAATTTCAGCCACTACTTCAGGAACCAACTCCCCAATAATAGGCATTGATTATCCGTTGGAACAATGGGAAGGTTTTCTGTGTGATAACCAAGCATTTCCCACCAGCTTCTCTCAAGCTAAAGAATAG